A window from Hyalangium ruber encodes these proteins:
- a CDS encoding SRPBCC family protein — translation MTRAGWAIGGVGLGAGLMYWADPRSGRVRRAHVREKALHLLHGVRSAFEVVRRDMSHRARGLLYRGRVKLHPEDVDDVTLEARVRSAMGRVCSHPGAIQVACRHGQVELKGPILASESKRVLACVRRVRGVREIDDDLEVHEHAGHHPDLQGDATRPGSRPELLQRSWSPTARFLVGLGSVGLLGYGLSRGGKAAPVLGGVSLLLGLRSLTNLELKRLTGVGAGPEALTFHKDITLRAPVNEVFAFWQAMHNFPRFMSHVEEVEVTGEGHSRWKVRGPAGIVFEWDAVITRLDPGRVLAWKSVEGSMVENAGIIHFEDLGEGRTRLDIRLSYNPPAGLIGHAFAKLLGADPKKQMDDDLLRLKSLMELGKATGHETVSRDELVPGRGVETWVY, via the coding sequence ATGACCAGAGCAGGGTGGGCAATCGGTGGCGTGGGGCTCGGAGCGGGGCTGATGTACTGGGCGGATCCGCGCAGCGGCAGGGTGCGCCGCGCCCATGTCCGGGAGAAGGCCCTGCACCTCCTGCATGGGGTGCGGAGTGCGTTCGAGGTGGTGCGCCGGGACATGTCCCACCGGGCGCGAGGGCTCCTGTACCGGGGACGGGTCAAGCTCCACCCCGAGGACGTGGATGACGTGACGCTGGAGGCGCGGGTGCGCTCGGCGATGGGGCGGGTCTGCTCCCATCCCGGAGCCATCCAGGTGGCTTGCCGTCACGGCCAGGTGGAGCTGAAGGGGCCCATCCTGGCCAGCGAGTCGAAGCGGGTGCTCGCCTGCGTCCGGCGCGTGCGAGGCGTGCGGGAGATCGATGACGATCTCGAGGTCCACGAGCACGCGGGACATCACCCGGATCTCCAGGGAGATGCGACGCGGCCGGGGAGCCGCCCCGAGTTGCTGCAGCGCTCCTGGTCACCGACGGCGCGCTTCCTGGTGGGGCTCGGGAGCGTGGGGCTGCTCGGGTACGGCCTCTCGCGTGGGGGCAAGGCGGCGCCGGTGCTGGGAGGGGTGAGCTTGCTGCTGGGGCTGCGGAGCCTGACGAACCTCGAGCTCAAGCGCCTCACGGGCGTGGGGGCGGGGCCGGAGGCGCTGACGTTCCACAAGGACATCACCCTGCGGGCGCCGGTGAACGAGGTGTTCGCCTTCTGGCAGGCGATGCACAACTTCCCGCGCTTCATGAGCCACGTGGAAGAGGTGGAGGTGACCGGGGAAGGGCACTCGCGCTGGAAGGTGCGGGGGCCGGCGGGGATCGTCTTCGAGTGGGACGCGGTGATTACCCGGCTCGACCCGGGGCGGGTGCTCGCGTGGAAGAGCGTCGAGGGCTCCATGGTGGAGAACGCGGGCATCATCCACTTCGAGGACCTGGGGGAGGGTCGGACGCGGCTGGACATCCGACTGTCCTACAACCCGCCCGCGGGGCTCATCGGGCACGCGTTCGCCAAGCTGCTGGGAGCCGACCCGAAGAAGCAGATGGACGACGACCTGCTGCGGCTCAAGTCGCTGATGGAGCTGGGCAAGGCGACGGGGCACGAGACCGTCTCCCGGGACGAGCTGGTCCCGGGGCGGGGCGTGGAGACCTGGGTGTACTGA
- a CDS encoding SDR family oxidoreductase has protein sequence MPSKLSRSVVVVTGASSGIGRASALRFARKGAAVVLTARNEPALREVASECEQLGARTLVLPADVTDEAAVKELARIVVAAFGRLDVWVNNAAVALFARFEDAPPEAFRQVIETNLFGYVHGARAALPYFRKQNGGVLINVSSVFGPGGAPYLSAYIASKYAIRGLSSCLRQESRDTGIHVVTVLPASVDTPMFQHAANFCGRDAQPLEPVYPAEQVARAIVRSALRPRREVFVGKPRRSKGLLSRVSPSLGERRAARKEGEARRPSALAPPSPGNLFAPMPPAEVSGGWRRATYVRKGLLLGLLALPFLISWRRQRRNF, from the coding sequence GTGCCCAGCAAGCTGAGCAGGTCCGTCGTCGTCGTCACCGGAGCCTCGAGCGGCATCGGCCGAGCGTCCGCGCTGCGCTTCGCGCGCAAGGGTGCCGCCGTCGTCCTCACCGCCCGCAACGAGCCCGCGCTGCGCGAGGTGGCCTCCGAGTGCGAACAGCTCGGCGCGCGCACCCTCGTGCTCCCGGCGGACGTCACGGATGAAGCCGCCGTGAAGGAGCTGGCCCGCATCGTCGTGGCGGCCTTCGGTCGGCTCGATGTCTGGGTCAACAACGCCGCGGTGGCCCTCTTCGCCCGCTTCGAGGACGCGCCACCCGAAGCCTTCCGCCAGGTCATCGAGACGAACCTCTTCGGCTACGTCCATGGCGCGCGCGCCGCCCTGCCCTACTTCCGCAAGCAGAACGGCGGCGTGCTCATCAACGTCTCCTCCGTCTTCGGTCCCGGCGGCGCGCCCTACCTCAGCGCCTACATCGCCTCGAAGTACGCCATCCGCGGCTTGTCCTCGTGCCTGCGGCAGGAGAGCCGCGACACGGGCATCCACGTCGTCACCGTGCTGCCCGCCTCCGTGGACACCCCGATGTTCCAGCACGCCGCCAACTTCTGCGGCCGCGACGCCCAGCCCCTCGAGCCCGTCTATCCCGCCGAGCAGGTGGCCCGCGCCATCGTTCGCAGCGCCCTGCGCCCCCGTCGCGAGGTGTTCGTGGGCAAGCCCCGCCGCAGCAAGGGGCTCCTGAGCAGGGTGTCCCCGTCCCTCGGTGAACGCCGCGCCGCGCGCAAAGAGGGTGAAGCGCGCCGCCCGTCCGCGCTCGCTCCGCCCTCGCCCGGCAACCTCTTCGCCCCCATGCCTCCCGCCGAGGTGAGCGGCGGATGGCGCCGCGCGACCTACGTCCGCAAGGGGCTGCTGCTGGGGCTGCTGGCGCTGCCCTTCCTGATCAGCTGGCGCAGACAGCGGCGGAATTTTTGA